The following proteins come from a genomic window of Sorghum bicolor cultivar BTx623 chromosome 3, Sorghum_bicolor_NCBIv3, whole genome shotgun sequence:
- the LOC8074989 gene encoding myb-related protein Hv33, with amino-acid sequence MGREAAATRPKLRRGLWSPEEDEKLYNHIIRYGVGCWSSVPKLAGLERCGKSCRLRWINYLRPDLKRGSFSQQEEDLIISLHKILGNRWSQIASQLPGRTDNEIKNFWNSCIKKKLRQRGIDPATHKPLNDDDDVVVAADDNTVAPHRHQDDKKLASSTDDQCFAAMGAAAASSDDPLAPHSPTVSFDPLSVTNVPTMQQGSYGAAHSFGRSDNHLCDYGGVDVVSDAATTYSAYTGGGDSSSNSNGTWTCGGNNVVGGDPMPPHMDMFGRDAEAVYQQFDPAKYSPWQHQQQHPAAARFDGHNVSSGGAAAGFLIRRDLPDSCFDLARSALEDEFSVDFL; translated from the exons ATGGGGCGCGAGGCGGCGGCAACGAGGCCCAAGCTGCGGAGGGGTCTTTGGTCGCCGGAGGAGGACGAGAAGCTCTACAATCACATCATCCGATATGGCGTCGGCTGCTGGAGCTCAGTCCCAAAGCTCGCAG GCTTGGAGAGATGCGGCAAGAGCTGCAGGCTGAGATGGATCAACTACCTGAGGCCTGACCTCAAGAGGGGCAGCTTCTCCCAGCAGGAGGAGGATCTCATCATCAGCCTCCACAAGATACTAGGCAACAG GTGGTCCCAGATCGCATCGCAGCTGCCGGGGCGGACGGACAACGAGATTAAAAACTTCTGGAACTCGTGCATCAAGAAGAAGCTCCGGCAGCGGGGCATCGACCCGGCCACGCACAAGCcgctcaacgacgacgacgacgtcgtcgtcgccgcggaCGACAACACCGTGGCGCCGCATCGTCATCAGGACGACAAGAAGCTCGCCTCATCAACCGACGACCAATGTTTCGCCGCtatgggcgccgccgccgccagcagcgACGACCCTCTCGCGCCACACTCCCCGACCGTCAGCTTCGACCCACTTTCCGTGACCAACGTCCCGACAATGCAGCAGGGCTCCTACGGCGCCGCGCACTCCTTCGGCCGGTCCGACAACCACCTCTGCGACTACGGCGGCGTGGACGTGGTCTCCGACGCAGCGACGACGTATAGCGCCTACACAGGCGGCGGCGACAGCTCCAGCAACAGCAACGGAACCTGGACCTGCGGCGGCAACAATGTTGTCGGCGGCGACCCGATGCCGCCGCACATGGACATGTTCGGCCGCGATGCCGAGGCGGTGTACCAGCAGTTCGACCCGGCCAAGTACAGCCCCTggcagcaccagcagcagcacccggcggcggcgaggttcGATGGTCACAACGTcagcagcggcggcgctgctgcgGGCTTCCTAATCCGGCGGGACCTGCCGGATTCCTGCTTCGACCTCGCCCGTAGCGCGCTGGAGGACGAGTTCAGCGTCGACTTCCTCTAG